One window of the Fusobacterium animalis 7_1 genome contains the following:
- the pth gene encoding aminoacyl-tRNA hydrolase: MKVVIGLGNPGKKYERTRHNMGFIAVDSLRKKFNLNDEREKFQALVSEKNIDGEKVIFFKPQTFMNLSGNAVIEIINFYKLDPKKDIIVIYDDMDLPFGDIRIREKGSSGGHNGIKSIISHIGEEFVRIKCGIGEKEKDAIEHVLGEFNQTEQKNLDEILENIDNCIIEMLTVQNLDRIMQKYNKKKEKLK; the protein is encoded by the coding sequence ATGAAAGTGGTTATTGGTTTAGGAAATCCAGGTAAGAAATATGAAAGGACACGGCATAATATGGGGTTTATAGCTGTGGATAGTTTAAGAAAAAAATTTAATCTAAATGATGAAAGAGAAAAATTTCAAGCTCTTGTCAGTGAAAAAAATATAGATGGAGAGAAAGTCATCTTTTTTAAGCCCCAGACCTTTATGAATTTAAGTGGAAATGCTGTTATAGAGATTATAAATTTCTATAAATTAGATCCTAAAAAAGATATTATTGTTATCTATGATGATATGGACTTGCCTTTTGGAGATATTAGAATTAGGGAAAAGGGAAGTTCAGGTGGACACAATGGAATAAAATCTATAATTTCTCATATAGGAGAAGAATTTGTCAGAATAAAGTGTGGAATAGGTGAAAAAGAAAAAGATGCTATTGAACATGTACTAGGAGAGTTTAATCAGACTGAACAAAAAAACTTAGATGAGATTTTAGAAAATATTGATAACTGCATTATAGAAATGCTAACTGTCCAAAATTT
- the truA gene encoding tRNA pseudouridine(38-40) synthase TruA, whose product MGRKNIKIEFRYDGSGYYGFQRQPNKITVQGEIEKILRIVTKEEINLISAGRTDRGVHANHQVSNFYTSSTIPIEKYKYLLTRALPNDIDILSVEEVDENFNARHNAKMREYVYIISWEKNPFEARYCKFVKEKIDVRKLEKIFSDFVGVHDFKNFRLNDCVSKVTIREIYQIEVKYFGESKIKIYIKGSAFLKSQVRIMVGIALEIYYGRLPENHIRLMLNDFTREYKKNLVEAEGLYLNKINY is encoded by the coding sequence ATGGGAAGAAAGAATATAAAAATTGAATTCAGATATGATGGAAGCGGGTATTATGGGTTTCAAAGACAACCTAATAAAATAACAGTTCAAGGAGAAATTGAGAAAATTTTAAGGATTGTTACAAAAGAAGAAATAAATTTAATATCTGCTGGTAGAACTGATAGAGGAGTTCATGCTAATCATCAAGTTTCTAATTTCTATACTTCTTCTACTATTCCAATAGAAAAATATAAGTACCTTTTAACAAGGGCTTTACCAAATGACATAGATATATTATCAGTTGAGGAAGTTGATGAAAATTTTAATGCAAGACACAATGCTAAAATGAGAGAATATGTCTATATTATATCTTGGGAGAAAAATCCTTTTGAAGCAAGATATTGTAAATTTGTAAAGGAAAAAATTGATGTAAGGAAATTAGAAAAAATATTCTCTGATTTTGTGGGAGTACATGATTTTAAAAATTTTAGATTAAATGATTGTGTAAGTAAAGTAACTATAAGAGAGATCTATCAAATAGAAGTAAAATATTTTGGAGAGAGTAAGATTAAAATATATATTAAAGGAAGTGCATTTTTAAAATCACAGGTTAGAATAATGGTTGGAATTGCACTTGAAATATATTATGGAAGGTTACCAGAAAATCATATAAGACTTATGCTTAATGATTTTACAAGAGAATATAAGAAAAATCTTGTTGAGGCAGAGGGGCTTTATTTGAATAAAATTAATTATTAA
- a CDS encoding DHH family phosphoesterase, translated as MADILCDTRLKSEEAPKVIILTHGDADGLVSAMIVKAFEELQNKNKTFLIMSSMDVTLEQTDKTFDYICKYASFGSKDRIYILDRPIPSVEWLKMKYLAYTNVINIDHHLTNNPTMYKDECCCDDIYFYWNDKLSAAYLTLEWFKPLIEKSEVYKKMYEKLEPLAEATSCWDIFTWKNLGNSQKELLLKRRALSINSAEKILGAGAFYNFITKKLNSENYTEEIFNYFFLLDEAYNLKIDNLFDFAKRVISDFDYKGYKLGVIYGIDGDYQSIIADKILFDKKLDYEVVAFLNVYGTVSFRSKNDIDVSDIAKKLGMIVGYSGGGHKHASGCRICDRDEMKKKMMEIFEHSMNKIKIL; from the coding sequence ATGGCTGATATTTTATGTGATACAAGGTTAAAATCAGAGGAAGCACCAAAGGTTATTATTTTAACTCATGGAGATGCAGATGGTCTGGTTTCAGCTATGATAGTTAAGGCTTTTGAAGAGTTACAAAATAAAAATAAAACTTTTTTAATTATGAGTAGTATGGACGTTACTTTGGAACAGACAGATAAAACTTTTGATTATATCTGTAAGTATGCATCTTTTGGTTCAAAGGATAGGATATACATTTTAGATAGACCTATTCCAAGTGTAGAATGGTTGAAAATGAAGTATTTAGCATATACTAATGTTATAAATATAGATCATCATTTAACAAATAATCCAACAATGTACAAAGATGAATGTTGTTGTGATGATATATATTTTTATTGGAATGACAAATTAAGTGCAGCATATTTAACATTGGAATGGTTTAAACCCTTAATAGAAAAGAGTGAAGTTTATAAGAAAATGTATGAAAAATTAGAGCCTCTTGCAGAAGCTACTTCTTGTTGGGATATATTTACTTGGAAAAATTTAGGAAATAGTCAAAAGGAACTTTTATTAAAAAGGAGAGCTTTATCAATCAATTCAGCAGAAAAAATTTTAGGTGCAGGAGCTTTCTATAATTTTATTACTAAAAAATTAAATTCTGAAAATTATACAGAAGAGATTTTTAATTATTTTTTTCTTTTAGATGAGGCATACAATCTAAAAATTGATAATTTATTTGATTTTGCTAAAAGAGTGATAAGTGATTTTGATTACAAAGGATATAAACTAGGTGTAATTTATGGGATAGATGGAGATTATCAATCAATAATTGCAGATAAGATTTTGTTTGATAAAAAATTAGATTATGAAGTAGTAGCTTTTTTAAATGTATATGGGACAGTATCTTTTAGAAGTAAAAATGATATAGATGTGAGCGATATTGCTAAGAAGCTAGGTATGATAGTAGGATATTCAGGTGGAGGACATAAACATGCCTCTGGTTGTAGAATATGTGATAGAGATGAAATGAAGAAAAAGATGATGGAAATTTTTGAACATTCAATGAATAAGATAAAAATTTTATAG
- a CDS encoding Txe/YoeB family addiction module toxin: protein MLLTWTDFAWEQYEELQEKDKRLVKKINTLIKDIKRNGNEGIGKPEPLQHELSGYWSRRIDDKNRLVYKISDTQITIVACANHY, encoded by the coding sequence ATGTTATTGACTTGGACTGATTTTGCTTGGGAACAATATGAAGAATTACAAGAAAAAGATAAAAGACTTGTAAAAAAGATAAATACACTTATTAAGGATATCAAAAGAAATGGTAATGAAGGAATAGGAAAACCAGAACCTTTACAACATGAACTAAGTGGTTATTGGAGTAGAAGAATTGATGATAAAAATAGATTAGTTTATAAAATATCAGATACTCAAATAACAATAGTTGCTTGTGCAAATCATTATTAA
- a CDS encoding type II toxin-antitoxin system Phd/YefM family antitoxin, producing MIATNYSEVRNNLKTYCDKATKDYETIIITRKNNENVVLMSEEEYNNLMENLYIRSNLKYYQRLVESIKEAEKGNVKEHDLIEVD from the coding sequence ATGATAGCAACAAATTATTCAGAGGTTAGAAATAATTTAAAAACTTATTGTGATAAGGCAACAAAGGACTATGAAACTATAATTATTACAAGAAAAAATAATGAAAATGTTGTTTTAATGAGTGAAGAAGAATATAACAATCTTATGGAAAACCTTTATATAAGATCAAATCTTAAATATTATCAAAGACTTGTAGAAAGTATAAAAGAAGCTGAAAAGGGTAATGTTAAAGAACATGATTTAATAGAGGTGGATTAA
- the glpQ gene encoding glycerophosphodiester phosphodiesterase, translating into MKLKSCLVLLGILSSTVLFAAHNGKIIIAHRGASGYLPEHTLESKALAFAQQADYLEQDLAMSKDGKLIVIHDHFLDGLTDVAKKFPNRKRADGRYYVIDFTWPELQTLEMTENFTTKDGKQVAVYPNRFPLWKSNFRLHTFEEEIEFIQGLEKSTGKKIGIYPEIKAPWFHHQNGKDIAKATLEVLKKYGYTKKSDMVYLQTFDYNELKRIKTELMPKMGMDLKLVQLIAYNDWHETEEKDKNGKWVNYDYDWMFKEGAMKEIAKYADGVGPGWYMLIDDKNSKVGNIVYTPMVKDIATTKMELHPYTVRKDALPDFFTDVNQMYDALLNKAGATGVFTDFPDLGVQFLENQKNKK; encoded by the coding sequence ATGAAGTTAAAAAGTTGTTTAGTTTTGTTAGGAATTTTATCAAGTACAGTTCTATTTGCTGCTCACAATGGGAAAATAATAATTGCCCATAGAGGAGCATCAGGTTATTTACCAGAACATACTTTGGAATCAAAAGCACTGGCATTTGCTCAACAAGCAGACTATCTTGAACAAGATTTAGCTATGTCTAAGGATGGGAAATTAATAGTAATACATGACCATTTTTTAGATGGTTTGACAGATGTTGCTAAAAAATTTCCAAATAGAAAAAGAGCAGATGGAAGATACTATGTAATTGATTTTACTTGGCCAGAGCTACAAACATTAGAAATGACAGAAAATTTTACTACAAAAGATGGAAAACAAGTAGCTGTTTATCCTAATCGTTTCCCTCTTTGGAAATCAAATTTCAGATTACATACTTTTGAAGAAGAAATTGAATTTATCCAAGGATTAGAAAAATCAACTGGTAAAAAAATTGGAATTTATCCTGAAATTAAAGCACCTTGGTTCCATCATCAAAATGGAAAAGATATTGCAAAAGCAACTCTTGAAGTTTTGAAAAAATATGGATATACTAAAAAATCAGATATGGTTTACTTACAAACATTTGATTACAACGAATTAAAAAGAATTAAAACAGAACTTATGCCAAAAATGGGAATGGATTTAAAATTAGTGCAACTTATAGCATACAATGATTGGCATGAAACAGAAGAAAAAGATAAAAATGGTAAATGGGTAAACTATGATTATGATTGGATGTTTAAAGAAGGTGCAATGAAAGAAATTGCTAAATATGCTGATGGAGTTGGACCAGGTTGGTATATGTTAATTGATGATAAAAATTCAAAAGTAGGAAATATAGTTTATACTCCTATGGTAAAAGATATAGCAACTACTAAAATGGAATTACACCCTTATACTGTAAGAAAAGATGCTTTACCTGACTTTTTTACAGATGTTAATCAAATGTATGATGCTCTATTAAATAAGGCTGGAGCAACAGGAGTATTTACAGATTTCCCTGATTTAGGAGTTCAATTTTTAGAAAATCAAAAGAATAAGAAATAG
- the lpxD gene encoding UDP-3-O-(3-hydroxymyristoyl)glucosamine N-acyltransferase — MEYRVTDIITLLNAEYKGEVIEKVSKLSPFFHSDEKSLTFAADEKFLKNLSQTKAKVIIVPDIDLPLIEGKGYIVVKDSPRIIMPKLLHFFSRTLKKIEKMREDTAKIGDNVDIAPNVYIGHDVVIGNNVKIFPNVTIGEGAIIGEGTVIYSNVSIREFVEIGKNCVIQPGAVIGSDGFGFVKVNGNNTKIDQIGTVIVEDEVEIGANTTIDRGAIGDTIIKKYTKIDNLVQIAHNDIIGENCLIISQVGIAGSTIIGNNVTLAGQVGVAGHLEIGDNTMIGAQSGIAGNVKANKILSGHPLVDHREDMKIRVAMKKLPELLKRVKALEEKK, encoded by the coding sequence ATGGAATATAGAGTAACTGATATCATAACTCTTCTTAATGCTGAATATAAAGGAGAGGTTATAGAAAAAGTTTCTAAACTTTCTCCTTTTTTTCATTCAGATGAGAAGAGTTTAACATTTGCAGCAGATGAGAAATTTTTAAAAAATTTATCTCAAACAAAAGCAAAAGTAATTATAGTCCCAGATATTGATTTGCCATTGATAGAAGGAAAAGGCTATATTGTTGTAAAAGATAGTCCAAGAATAATAATGCCAAAACTTTTGCATTTTTTTAGTAGAACTTTAAAGAAAATTGAAAAGATGAGAGAAGATACTGCTAAAATTGGTGACAATGTTGATATTGCTCCTAATGTATATATAGGACATGATGTAGTTATTGGGAATAATGTAAAAATTTTCCCTAATGTGACTATTGGAGAAGGAGCTATAATTGGAGAAGGAACAGTAATTTATTCCAATGTAAGTATAAGAGAATTTGTAGAAATTGGAAAAAATTGTGTGATACAACCAGGGGCAGTAATAGGTTCTGATGGTTTTGGTTTTGTAAAAGTAAATGGAAATAATACTAAGATTGACCAAATAGGTACTGTTATAGTTGAAGATGAAGTTGAAATTGGAGCAAATACAACTATTGATAGAGGAGCTATTGGAGATACTATTATAAAAAAATATACAAAGATTGATAATTTAGTACAAATAGCTCATAATGATATTATAGGAGAAAATTGTTTAATAATATCACAAGTCGGAATAGCAGGAAGTACAATAATAGGAAATAATGTTACTTTGGCAGGACAAGTTGGAGTAGCAGGACATCTTGAAATTGGAGACAACACTATGATAGGGGCTCAATCTGGAATAGCAGGAAATGTTAAAGCTAATAAGATACTATCAGGACACCCATTAGTTGATCATAGAGAAGATATGAAAATAAGAGTTGCCATGAAAAAATTACCAGAACTTTTAAAAAGAGTAAAAGCACTAGAAGAAAAGAAATAA
- a CDS encoding OmpH family outer membrane protein, whose translation MKKLLLIASVLLATSAFAEKVGVVDSQRAFFQFSETKKAQQSLESQAKKVENEARQKEVALQKEYVALQAKGDKLTDAEKKAFEKKSQDFQSFLNSSQDKLNKDQMAKLKRIEDVYVKAVKKVAADGKYDYIFEAEALKVGGEDITDRVIKEMEALK comes from the coding sequence ATGAAAAAATTATTATTAATAGCAAGTGTATTGTTAGCAACATCAGCATTTGCAGAAAAAGTAGGAGTAGTAGATAGCCAAAGAGCTTTTTTCCAATTCTCTGAAACTAAAAAGGCTCAACAATCTTTAGAAAGCCAAGCTAAAAAAGTAGAAAATGAAGCTAGACAAAAAGAAGTTGCACTACAAAAAGAATATGTTGCACTACAAGCTAAAGGAGATAAATTAACAGATGCTGAAAAGAAAGCATTTGAAAAAAAATCTCAAGATTTTCAATCTTTCTTAAACTCATCACAAGATAAGTTAAATAAAGATCAAATGGCTAAGTTAAAGAGAATTGAAGATGTGTATGTAAAGGCTGTTAAAAAAGTTGCAGCAGATGGAAAATATGATTATATTTTTGAAGCAGAAGCATTAAAAGTTGGTGGAGAAGATATAACAGACAGAGTAATAAAAGAAATGGAAGCATTAAAATAA
- a CDS encoding BamA/OMP85 family outer membrane protein, translated as MKKILIAFLFVISLTSFSTMVNLPIKSIEVVNNQQVPASLIKNTLKLKEGAKFSTEALLADFNALKETGYFEDVVLQPTSYDGGVRIVVDVVEKENVVDLLKEKGVAVNTLREDTDKSIVISSVKFIGNKRVTTSELLDITQLKAGEYFSRSRVEDAQRRLLATGKFSEVKPDAQVANGKMALSFEVVENQIVKNIVITGNHTIPTSTIMSALTTKPGSVQNYNNLREDRDKILGLYQAQGYTLVNITDMSTDENGTLHISIVEGIVRKIEVKKMVTKQKGNRRTPNDDVLKTKDYVIDREIEIQPGKIFNVKEYDATVDNLMRLGIFKNVKYEARSIPGDPEGIDLILLIDEDRTAELQGGVAYGSETGLMGTLSLKDSNWRGKNQEFGFTFEKSNKDYTGFALDFYDPWIKDTDRVSWGWGAYKTSYGDEDSELFHDIDTIGFKVNIGKGLGKNFRLSIGTKAEYIKEKHESGKFRKANNGKWYYQEKGRWKEIEGVDDKYWLWSVYPYISYDTRNNYLNPTSGVYGKFQVEGGHAGGYKSGNFGNVTLELRTYHRGLFKNNTFAYKVVGGIASNSTKESQKFWVGGGNSLRGYDGGFFKGSQKLVATIENRTQINDIIGFVVFADAGRAWKQNGRDPSYTRDNDHFGHNIGTTAGVGIRLNTPIGPLRFDFGWPVGHKMDDDGMKFYFNMGQSF; from the coding sequence ATGAAAAAAATATTAATTGCATTCTTGTTTGTAATTAGTTTAACATCATTCTCAACGATGGTCAACTTACCAATTAAGAGCATTGAGGTTGTAAATAACCAGCAAGTCCCAGCTAGCTTAATAAAGAATACTTTAAAGCTAAAAGAGGGAGCAAAGTTTTCAACAGAGGCTTTGTTAGCTGACTTCAATGCTTTAAAAGAAACAGGTTATTTTGAAGATGTAGTTCTTCAACCGACTTCTTATGATGGTGGAGTAAGAATAGTTGTAGATGTTGTTGAAAAAGAAAATGTTGTAGACTTATTGAAAGAAAAAGGTGTTGCAGTAAATACACTGAGAGAAGATACAGATAAATCAATTGTAATCTCATCAGTAAAATTTATTGGTAACAAAAGAGTTACTACATCAGAACTTTTAGATATTACACAATTAAAAGCAGGAGAGTATTTTTCAAGAAGTAGAGTTGAAGATGCTCAAAGAAGATTATTGGCTACTGGAAAATTTTCAGAAGTTAAACCAGATGCACAAGTAGCAAACGGAAAGATGGCTTTATCATTTGAAGTAGTTGAAAATCAAATAGTAAAAAATATAGTGATCACAGGAAATCACACTATACCAACAAGTACTATTATGTCAGCATTGACTACTAAACCTGGTTCAGTACAAAACTATAATAATCTAAGAGAAGATAGAGATAAAATTTTAGGGTTGTATCAAGCACAAGGGTATACTTTGGTAAATATTACAGATATGTCAACTGATGAAAATGGAACTTTACATATTTCAATAGTTGAAGGTATTGTAAGAAAAATTGAAGTTAAAAAGATGGTAACAAAACAAAAGGGAAACAGAAGAACACCTAATGATGATGTTTTGAAAACAAAAGATTATGTTATAGACAGAGAAATAGAAATACAACCAGGAAAGATATTTAATGTTAAAGAATATGATGCAACAGTTGATAATTTAATGAGATTAGGAATATTCAAAAATGTTAAATATGAAGCTAGATCAATTCCAGGAGATCCAGAAGGAATAGATTTAATACTTTTAATAGATGAAGATAGAACTGCTGAGTTACAAGGTGGAGTTGCTTATGGTTCTGAAACAGGACTTATGGGTACTTTATCATTAAAAGATAGTAACTGGAGAGGTAAAAATCAAGAATTTGGTTTCACATTTGAAAAATCAAATAAAGATTATACAGGTTTTGCCTTAGACTTCTATGATCCTTGGATAAAAGATACTGATAGAGTATCTTGGGGCTGGGGAGCTTATAAAACTAGTTATGGTGATGAAGATAGTGAGTTATTCCATGACATAGATACAATAGGTTTCAAAGTTAATATAGGTAAAGGTTTAGGTAAAAATTTCAGACTTAGTATAGGAACAAAGGCTGAATATATAAAAGAAAAACATGAAAGTGGAAAATTTAGAAAAGCAAATAATGGTAAATGGTATTATCAAGAAAAAGGTAGATGGAAGGAAATAGAAGGTGTGGATGATAAATATTGGTTATGGAGTGTTTATCCTTACATTAGTTATGATACAAGAAATAATTATCTAAATCCTACATCTGGTGTGTATGGAAAATTCCAAGTTGAAGGTGGACATGCAGGTGGATATAAATCAGGAAACTTTGGAAATGTTACTTTGGAATTAAGGACATATCACAGAGGATTATTTAAAAATAATACATTTGCTTACAAAGTTGTAGGTGGAATAGCTTCTAATAGTACAAAAGAAAGCCAAAAATTCTGGGTTGGTGGAGGAAATTCACTAAGAGGATATGATGGAGGTTTCTTTAAAGGAAGTCAAAAACTTGTAGCAACTATTGAAAACAGAACTCAAATTAATGATATTATAGGTTTTGTTGTATTTGCAGATGCAGGTAGAGCATGGAAACAAAATGGAAGAGACCCTAGTTACACAAGAGACAATGATCATTTTGGTCATAATATAGGAACAACTGCTGGGGTTGGAATTAGACTTAATACACCAATTGGACCATTAAGATTTGACTTTGGTTGGCCAGTAGGACATAAGATGGATGATGATGGAATGAAGTTCTATTTCAATATGGGACAATCATTCTAA